Within Serratia odorifera, the genomic segment CCAGCCTGCTGGTGGGCAATTATTCGCGTTTTGTCATCGATCTTAACCGCCCGTCTGACGATAAGCCGCTGTATACCACCGCCACAACCGGTCTGTTTCCCGACGTGCTGTTTGATGGCCGCGCCAGCTTCCAGCCGGGTAAAGCGCCGTCAGAGCAGGAACGCGCCGGCTATTTACAACACATCTGGCATCCCTATCATCAACAATTACAGGATGAGCTGGCACGCTTGAAAGCCAAACACGGCTACGCCATGCTGTTCGATGCCCACTCTATCGCGTCGGTGATCCCGCGGCTGTTCGACGGCCAACTGCCGGATCTCAACCTCGGCACCAACGGAGGTGAAAGCTGTGCCACCGCACTGAGCGATCGGCTGCTGCGCCGTTGCGAAGATCAACAACGCTTCAGTTATGTGCTTAATGGCCGGTTTAAAGGTGGTTATATCACGCGTGCCTATGGCAAACCGGCTGAAAACCAGCATGCGGTGCAATTGGAGTTGGCGCAGGTGAATTATATGTCCGAACAATACCCGTTCGCTTTTGACGCCGAACGGGCTGCGCCGCTACAGCGTCTGTTGCAGCAATTGCTTGAAACCATGATTGCCTGGGGCGCAGCACAACGCTGATTGCCCACTTAATTTATCCTCCGGGTCGTCACTTTCCTGGCCCGGAGGCACCCTGCCTCTTCCTGCCCCATCCTGCTGCGTCCGGTTAAGCGCCAACAACGCTGGCATCTGATGTGCAATTTGCGTACTGCTTCGCAGTTTTAACTAAAACAGCGTTCCCATTTTACCCCAGCGCACAAAACGGCGGCTGCCGACGCGCGTGCTGCGCCACAATCGGCGCAAAACCACTGCCCGCGGCAGAATAAGAAACATCTGACTGAACCGTGCCAATCCCTATCAGTCCCAGTAGCCATCTGCTGAGACTGGAATTGATGCAGTCCGTCATGTCACTCTGGAGGCTACCATGTCCGATATCCCGCTAAACTGGCGCCAGGCCCATGCTGTCGCCGAACGGCTGCTGGCCGACTGGCAACGCCCAGGCGAGCCCGGTGGCGCGATTATCCTGTTTGACGCCGAGCAGACGCAGGCCGTCGCCTGTGCCGGCCTGGCCGATCTGGCCCAGGGCACCCCCTTTAGCGCCGACAGCGTGGTTCGTTATGCCTCGGTCACCAAGCATATCTTCGCTGCGCTGGCGCTTAACGCCGTCGATGGCGCGTTGCAGCTCGATCAACCTATCGGCGATTTGTTGCCACAGCTGCGCGGCGAATTGGCGAAAGTTCGCGTCGGCCAGGCGCTGGATATGACCAGCGGCTTGCCCGACGTACGGGAAACCCTCGGCCTGCTTGGCATTTCTGGACATACCGTCAGCGATGCCACGCCGGTGCTGGAGTTTGTTTATGGTCTGAACCGGCTCAACTTCCCACCCGGCAGTGAAATCAGTTACAGCAATACCGGTTATCGGCTGGTGGAGGCCGCGCTGAACGCGCAAGGTCACACGTTTGATCGACTGGTGCAACAACACATCGCCGAGCCGCTGGCAGTCCAACTGAGGGCGCCTGAGAGCTGGTTCGATATCGTTGCGGGACTGGTGCCCGGCTATTGGCCCACGCCTCACGGCTGGCAGTTGGCCAGCAACGGACTACACCTATCGGCATCGGGCAGCCTGACCGGCAGCGCCAACGCCCTGACCCGCTGGCTGCAGTCTCTGCTGGCAGATCGCGGGCCAGGCGCTGGCGTACTGGCGCAGTTAAGCGCTGCGCGGCGTTTAGCCAATGGCCAGCTCAGCGATTATGGCCTCGGTATGGCGCATACCAGGTTGGGAGCGCAGCGCCTGTTGGGGCACGGCGGTTCGCATGCCGGCTATAAAACCCACTTCCTGCTGGCAGCCGATCGCAGCGCGGGCATGGTGCTGGTAGCCAATCGCGAAGATTGCGACAGTTTCAACATCGCCTTGCAGGTGATGGCCGCCTTGTTGGGGGAAACCCTGCCGCCGCGCAGTGATGCCATACCCGATGGCATCTATGCCAGCGTGGCTGAGCCCTACTGGCTGGAAGTCAACGACGGCAACGTCGCCTATTTGGGTATCAGCGAACCACTGTACCAAGGAACGGATGGCTATGCCGTATCGCTGTCGGCGCATATGCCGATGCGTTTGCGCTGGAATGGAGA encodes:
- the hutG gene encoding N-formylglutamate deformylase is translated as MTIRDPFQFHTGTLPLLISIPHAGTRLTPAVEAGLTDDARPLSDTDWHIPQLYDFARAMGASLLVGNYSRFVIDLNRPSDDKPLYTTATTGLFPDVLFDGRASFQPGKAPSEQERAGYLQHIWHPYHQQLQDELARLKAKHGYAMLFDAHSIASVIPRLFDGQLPDLNLGTNGGESCATALSDRLLRRCEDQQRFSYVLNGRFKGGYITRAYGKPAENQHAVQLELAQVNYMSEQYPFAFDAERAAPLQRLLQQLLETMIAWGAAQR
- a CDS encoding serine hydrolase domain-containing protein, whose protein sequence is MSDIPLNWRQAHAVAERLLADWQRPGEPGGAIILFDAEQTQAVACAGLADLAQGTPFSADSVVRYASVTKHIFAALALNAVDGALQLDQPIGDLLPQLRGELAKVRVGQALDMTSGLPDVRETLGLLGISGHTVSDATPVLEFVYGLNRLNFPPGSEISYSNTGYRLVEAALNAQGHTFDRLVQQHIAEPLAVQLRAPESWFDIVAGLVPGYWPTPHGWQLASNGLHLSASGSLTGSANALTRWLQSLLADRGPGAGVLAQLSAARRLANGQLSDYGLGMAHTRLGAQRLLGHGGSHAGYKTHFLLAADRSAGMVLVANREDCDSFNIALQVMAALLGETLPPRSDAIPDGIYASVAEPYWLEVNDGNVAYLGISEPLYQGTDGYAVSLSAHMPMRLRWNGEAVEGEVGHVTRHFLPVTLNNDCLKHVQGVWYHPQYRTAFEIRGDRIHIGVGPAAQIGRLSSLGHGRMLVESQDGPWLKRFCLYFRGYSVDLIANRSRVLTFQRSTTGRTD